The window CCGGGTCCCCTccggcggggcggcggcggccgggaggCGCGTGTCCCCGCGGAGCGGGCGGAGGGGCCGGGGCGcccgcggggtggggggaggcgcgGGCCGCGTCCCTTGTCCGCGCGGCCGCCGGGCCCTGAGCCGCCGTTGTCGCCCGCAGGCCATGGCCCACCAGGAGCGCACGTTCATCGCCGTCAAGCCGGACGGCGTGCAGCGCGGCCTGGTGGGCGAGATCATCAAGCGCTTCGAGCAGAAGGGCTTCCGCCTCGTGGCCATGAAGTTCCTGCAGGTAACGCGGCGCGCCGCCGGGGTGCTCCTGCTTCCGCTCCCCGCCGTGGCCCTCGCCTCCGCGGCGACACAGCCGCCCGAGCCCAGCCCCGAGGCCCGCGAGCCCCGGCGCCCTCCGCAAGGTTAAGCGGAGGTGACGTGTCGCCTGCCCGGGCTCGCTGCCTGCGGGGGAAGCCCGCCCCCGCCCGGGCCTATGCCCCGGCCCCCGTGGGctgcaagtgtgtgtgtggggggtgaggCTGCaagtgccgggggggggggggggcggtggcggggggAGCCCTCCCACAGCCGGCTCCCTCCAGCTTAGGGCAGTGCCTGTCACTTCCACGCCACAGGTGGGGGCACAGATCTGGACCTTAAGGGATAAGTATTGAAATCTTAACCAGGCCCATCTGGGAAGAAGAGAACGTTCTCGGTTAACATCTGAAATGTTTACAAGGACACTGGGAACGGACCTCTCTCTGGCGTATTTCCTTCAACGGCAGACCCTCCacatctagattttcttttttttttttttttaatttttttttttaacgtttattcatttttgagacagagagagacagagcatgaacaggggaggggcagagagagagggagacacagaatctgaaacaggctccaggctctgagctgtcagcacagagcccattgcggggcttaaacccacggaccgcgagatcatgacctgagttgaagtcagccgcttaaccgactgagccacccaggcgccccccacatcTAGATTTTCAAATCACCTACTCTTTAGGGTTGTACCATCCCTAACGCCAGGGACATTATGAGGGTGTCTTCATGATCTGAACAGTCTTTCTACTAAAAGAGTGTCAGGGTTTGGAGAGgataattattttatagatatacgtgtatatatctatacacatgtatgtatatgcgtatatgtatgtgtatatatatatgcacacatattgcatacatgtatacacacttACATATGAATGCGGGTTAACATATAACTGGACTTCTAGAAAAGCCGTCCTTTGAATGGGGGGTTCTGGGGTTGGGATGGATCCATATTTGAGCCTCTCCAGTTTACTTCCTAACTGCAACCTCCTGTTCAATGCCAGGCCTCGGAGGAACTCCTGAAGCAGCACTACATTGACCTGAAGGACCGCCCGTTCTTCCCCGGGCTGGTGAAGTACATGAGTTCCGGGCCGGTTGTGGCCATGGCAAGTGCTTTTGGGGGGGTATGGAGGAAAATAAGGGCTGGTACAGGACTGGGCTTGCACAGTGCCCGTGTGTCTTTTTAGACATCGGCCCCAGCTACTCCAAATGCCTTGTTTTACAAACGGAGCCTGCTGGAGTTACTCAGTCAACAGAGCTGCTAGGAGCTTGGGAGGCaaaagcaaggggaaaaagtTGTCTAATCCAGTGCTAGAAATAGAGCAGTCGATTTCCTCCTGTGACATTTGTGTCCAGttgggaaggaagagaacagaggGTACAATAAGGAGGCGCAGAGTCGTGGAGAAAGTGGACCTCCTTCCTGTTCTCTGAGGATGGCTTTGTTTCTGCTCTTCCCTGCAATGCACTTTTTGTTTTCATGCAAACCTAGTGTCCCGTGCTAACAGTCTGATGCCCATCCCGCTGCCCCTGTTCCAGTCTGATCACTTTTCTCCACCCTTCCGTCACCGTTTCTTGTCCGTGTTTGTGGCTGCAGAAGGGCCTTCAGTCCTGTTAGCCTTCCTCTCAGGCTGGGAAGTCCCTGGGTTGGGTAGGTGGTTTCTTTGTCTCCTCGCAGCGTGCCTGGGATGGAGTGCGAGCACCTTACACCGGTCCCTGCTGTCTGCTGGGGCCGGCTGGTTGGCCATGTCACTGACTGGTCTGATTGAAGTGTGCCATCAGGCAGGGCTGAGTGTTTGTTCCCGGTGGCCCCAAAGGACAGATCTGATGCAGTTCCTTTTCCCTCCTGTCCAGGTCTGGGAGGGACTGAACGTGGTAAAGACGGGGCGAGTGATGCTTGGGGAGACCAACCCAGCAGATTCTAAGCCAGGCACCATCCGTGGGGACTTCTGTATTCAAGTTGGCAGGTGAGTCCCGAGGGGTGCCAATGATGTGTCCTCAAAGCCACTtaaaaagggtggggggtgggtacaAACCATTTGGGGCATATCCCAATTTTAGGAAGgcttgaacttttaaaattaggtGGTAATGATCACTGGATGAAAGCTCCCTTAAAGAGTTACTTCCCCCTGGGctacttaaaattttaaccaaAACCTCACAGAAGGGAGCTGCATGTGGTAGGTCTCAGGGGACACAGCCAAAGAGCCTCTGCTCTGTGCGGTGCTGTGTCTGTAGGCGTGTCATTTAACCCTTTGGTTCCCTTGCTGTATAAAATCTGGGCAAAAACCTTACAGAGTTTAAGATCCGAATGGAATAGAGGGGTTGGGCGTGTGAATGTCTTGGCTGAGCTTTGCAAATTAGTGTTGTAAGAAAATGCAACAGAAATGGCCCCCGATGGTGAATGTATCCCATCTCGTCTGGTTCTCGGTCTGGTTCTCcctgtttttcaaaatgagagaAGTAATGTTTTGTGGCACAGCAGTCTTGGGGTACAAACACTCGTTTTGGAAGCGGGAGCATAACAGAGCTGAGCCACGGGATGCTTTTGATCCAGTACTCTTAGAATTTTATAGTTGCTTTTAAGAGGAAATGCCTTGGGTCTCCTGCTTCAGGTGGCAGTTTGGCGGGAAAGGTCTGCAGCGACCATCCTTTGCTTCAGCCGCGAACAGACTTTTGCACTCTAAAATGTGGTAGCCAGTGATTGTTGTCTCTCTCAGGAACATCATTCATGGCAGTGATTCAGTAAAAAGTGCAGAGAAAGAAATCAGCCTGTGGTTTAAGCCTGAAGAATTGGTTGACTACAAGCCTTGTGCTTTTGACTGGATCTACGAATAAAAGGTGGATGGAGCATCAGTCCCCTTCGGCACCCCCTGATGCGTCCCCGGACACTGCTCTGCATTCCACTGACTTGGAAGCCAGAGAATcaatctttcttttctaaaacttaCTAATAAAGCCCtcggaaactggtgcagcctcctGTGCTTACTTGATGCCAAACTGGAAGAAGTGACTTGGTCCCTTGGCTTTCATAGCATTATCCAGAAGCAAATGATCCTACTTGCGGTGGAAGAACGGTCTGCCCCTTGTCAGCATCTGGGTGCACTTGTAGAATCTAGGAGGGAAAGTAGTGAGGCGGACGAGGACAAGTGTGGCACTGGTTGTGTGAGTACGGAAACTGAAAAGGgaataatgaaaataagtatCGCAGCTGCCTTAGAGGATGTAGAAAAAGGTGGGTTTCCGTACACAGAATTTGTTGAAACTCGCCAAGGGTGAAACGCGGACCAGTCAAGTCCAGAGTTACATCTTTGTTGACTGAAAACTGGGCGAGTTATGTCTGAAGAAATGGAAGTCTAAGGACATCTGTAAGAGGAGGATGACGCCCCTGCAATGCAGGTGTAAAagaatgtggggtgcctgggtggctcagtcagttgagcgtccgacttcggctcaggtcacgatctcgcggtccatgagttcgagccccgcgtcgggctctgggctgacggctcagagcctggagcctgcttccgattctgtgtctccctctctgtctgccctcccccgttcatgctctgtctccatctgtctcaaaaataaataaaaccttaaaaaaaaaaaaattggaggttACGGGAATATGTGGGTTTATGAATAGCTTTGTTCTGTTAGGCAACTGGTGAAAGTTGATATGCGACTTGCATATAAAAGACTCcgtattatttaagaaaattttttttccccctcggggcgccagggtggctcagtcggttaagcttctttctgacttcggctcaggtcatgagctcactttcgtgaatttgagccccgcatcaggttctgtgctgacagctcgaatcctggagcctgcttcggattctgtgtcccctctctctctgcccctgccctgctcgcactctgtttctctctctctcaaaaataaagattaaaaaaaaatta is drawn from Panthera uncia isolate 11264 chromosome E1, Puncia_PCG_1.0, whole genome shotgun sequence and contains these coding sequences:
- the NME2 gene encoding nucleoside diphosphate kinase B, which produces MAHQERTFIAVKPDGVQRGLVGEIIKRFEQKGFRLVAMKFLQASEELLKQHYIDLKDRPFFPGLVKYMSSGPVVAMVWEGLNVVKTGRVMLGETNPADSKPGTIRGDFCIQVGRNIIHGSDSVKSAEKEISLWFKPEELVDYKPCAFDWIYE